One segment of Bradyrhizobium sp. CB2312 DNA contains the following:
- the purU gene encoding formyltetrahydrofolate deformylase, producing MPDHQYVLTLSCPDRPGIVSAVSTFLANSGQNILDAQQFDDVETKKFFMRVVFTAADLAVELSALQTGFAAIAERFGMDWQMRDRAAHRKVMLLVSKSDHCLVDILYRWRTGELPMTLAAIVSNHPREVYAGLDFGGIPFHHLPITKDTKPEQEAQILDLVAQTGTDLVVLARYMQILSDDLSAKLSGRCINIHHSFLPGFKGAKPYHQAHERGVKLIGATAHYVTRDLDEGPIIDQDVERISHRDTPEDLVRKGRDIERRVLARAIRYHLDDRVILNGRKTVVFVD from the coding sequence ATGCCCGACCATCAATATGTGCTGACCCTGTCCTGTCCGGATCGCCCCGGCATCGTCTCGGCGGTGTCGACCTTCCTGGCTAATTCCGGACAGAACATTCTCGACGCCCAGCAGTTCGACGACGTCGAGACCAAGAAGTTCTTCATGCGCGTGGTGTTCACCGCCGCCGATCTCGCCGTGGAACTGTCTGCGCTTCAGACCGGCTTTGCCGCGATCGCGGAGCGTTTCGGCATGGACTGGCAGATGCGCGATCGCGCTGCGCATCGCAAGGTGATGCTGCTGGTGTCGAAGTCGGACCATTGCCTGGTCGACATCCTCTATCGCTGGCGCACCGGCGAATTGCCGATGACGCTCGCCGCGATCGTCTCCAACCATCCGCGCGAGGTCTATGCCGGGCTCGATTTCGGCGGCATCCCGTTCCACCATCTGCCGATCACGAAGGACACCAAGCCCGAGCAGGAGGCGCAGATCCTCGATCTCGTCGCCCAGACCGGGACCGATCTCGTCGTGCTCGCCCGCTATATGCAGATCCTGTCCGACGATCTCTCGGCAAAGCTTTCCGGGCGCTGCATCAACATCCACCACTCGTTCCTGCCGGGCTTCAAGGGCGCAAAGCCCTATCACCAGGCGCATGAGCGCGGCGTCAAGCTGATCGGCGCGACCGCCCATTACGTCACGCGCGACCTCGACGAAGGCCCGATCATCGATCAGGACGTCGAGCGCATCAGCCATCGCGACACTCCGGAAGATCTCGTCCGCAAGGGCCGCGACATCGAACGCCGCGTGCTCGCGCGCGCGATCCGCTATCATCTCGATGACCGCGTGATCCTCAACGGGCGCAAGACCGTGGTGTTCGTAGATTAG
- a CDS encoding ABC transporter substrate-binding protein yields MFERKVFSRTAAAAAIAGLAVLAPAKAEDTVKVGLILPMTGGQASTGKQIENAIKLYMQQKGDTVAGKKVEIILKDDAAIPDKTKTAAQELIVNDKVNFIAGFGVTPAALAAAPLATQAKIPEVVMAAGTSIITERSPYIVRTSFTLAQSSTIIGDWAVKNGIKKVATLTSDYAPGNDALNFFKQNFTAGGGEVVEEVKTPLANPDFAPFLQRMKDAKPDAIFVFVPAGQGGNFMKQYAERGLDKAGIKVIGPGDVTDDDLLNNMGDAVLGTVTAHLYSAAHPSQMNKDFVAAYKKAFGNRPGFMAVSGYDGIHLIYEALKKTNGDTNGDKLIEAMKGQKWESPRGPISIDPETRDIVQNIYIRKVEKVDGELYNVEFATFEAVKDLGKTKK; encoded by the coding sequence ATGTTCGAACGCAAAGTGTTTTCGCGCACCGCAGCAGCGGCCGCTATCGCAGGCCTTGCAGTGCTCGCGCCGGCCAAGGCCGAGGACACCGTCAAGGTCGGCCTGATCCTGCCGATGACCGGCGGCCAGGCTTCGACCGGCAAGCAGATCGAGAACGCGATCAAGCTCTACATGCAGCAGAAGGGCGACACCGTCGCCGGCAAGAAGGTCGAGATCATCCTCAAGGATGACGCTGCGATTCCCGACAAGACCAAGACGGCCGCGCAGGAGCTGATCGTCAACGACAAGGTCAATTTCATCGCCGGCTTCGGCGTGACGCCGGCGGCTCTTGCCGCTGCGCCGCTCGCCACGCAGGCCAAGATTCCGGAAGTCGTGATGGCGGCCGGCACCTCCATCATCACCGAGCGCTCGCCCTACATCGTGCGCACCAGCTTCACCCTGGCGCAGTCTTCCACCATCATCGGCGACTGGGCGGTGAAGAACGGCATCAAGAAGGTCGCGACGCTCACCTCCGACTACGCGCCGGGCAATGATGCGCTCAACTTCTTCAAGCAGAATTTCACTGCCGGCGGTGGCGAGGTGGTCGAAGAGGTGAAGACGCCGCTGGCCAATCCCGATTTCGCGCCGTTCCTGCAGCGCATGAAGGATGCCAAGCCCGACGCGATCTTCGTGTTCGTGCCGGCCGGCCAGGGCGGCAACTTCATGAAGCAATATGCCGAACGTGGCCTCGACAAGGCCGGCATCAAGGTCATTGGGCCGGGTGACGTCACCGACGACGACCTGCTCAACAACATGGGCGACGCCGTGCTCGGCACGGTCACCGCGCACCTCTACTCGGCGGCGCATCCCTCGCAGATGAACAAGGACTTCGTCGCGGCCTACAAGAAAGCCTTCGGCAACCGTCCTGGCTTCATGGCGGTGAGCGGCTATGACGGCATCCACCTCATTTACGAGGCGCTGAAGAAGACCAATGGCGATACCAACGGCGACAAGCTGATCGAGGCGATGAAGGGCCAGAAGTGGGAGAGCCCGCGCGGCCCGATCTCGATCGACCCCGAGACCCGCGACATCGTGCAGAACATCTACATCCGCAAGGTCGAGAAGGTCGACGGCGAGCTCTACAACGTCGAGTTCGCGACCTTCGAAGCCGTCAAGGATCTCGGCAAGACCAAGAAGTGA
- a CDS encoding branched-chain amino acid ABC transporter permease: MTAILTNLFDGVAYGMLLFVLACGLAVTLGLMNFVNLAHGAFAMAGGYVCMVLVNRMGWPFFAALPLAFVSSAAIGILLERTLYRHLYTRSHLDQVLFTIGLTFMSVAAVDYIQGSSRVFINLPAALQGQFDVFGVGIGRYRLMIIVICGLLTIGLQMVLAKTRFGSRLRAAVDDPRAASGLGINVPQVFAFTFAFGCGLAGLGGALSAEILGLDPYFPLKFMIYFLIVVTVGGSSSITGPFLASLLLGIGDVAGKYYVPKMGPFVIYTMMIVILIWRPNGLFGRTAAR; encoded by the coding sequence ATGACCGCGATCCTCACCAACCTGTTCGATGGCGTTGCCTATGGCATGCTGCTGTTCGTGCTTGCATGCGGGCTCGCGGTCACGCTCGGCCTGATGAACTTCGTCAACCTCGCCCACGGCGCCTTCGCCATGGCCGGCGGCTATGTCTGCATGGTGCTGGTCAACAGGATGGGCTGGCCGTTCTTCGCCGCGCTGCCGCTCGCCTTCGTCTCGTCGGCCGCGATCGGCATCTTGCTCGAGCGCACGCTCTACCGTCATCTCTATACGCGCAGCCATCTCGACCAGGTACTGTTCACCATCGGCCTGACCTTCATGTCGGTGGCAGCGGTCGACTACATCCAGGGCTCCTCGCGCGTCTTCATCAACCTGCCGGCCGCGCTGCAGGGCCAGTTCGACGTGTTCGGCGTCGGCATCGGCCGCTACCGGCTGATGATCATCGTGATCTGTGGGCTGCTCACCATCGGCCTGCAGATGGTGCTGGCCAAGACGCGTTTCGGCAGTCGCCTGCGCGCCGCGGTCGACGATCCCCGCGCCGCGAGCGGCCTCGGCATCAACGTGCCGCAGGTGTTCGCCTTCACCTTCGCATTTGGATGCGGCCTCGCCGGCCTCGGCGGCGCGCTCAGCGCCGAGATCCTTGGCCTCGATCCGTATTTCCCGCTGAAGTTCATGATCTACTTCCTGATCGTGGTCACCGTCGGCGGCTCGTCCTCGATCACCGGCCCGTTCCTGGCCTCGCTCCTGCTCGGCATCGGCGACGTCGCCGGCAAATATTACGTGCCGAAGATGGGCCCCTTCGTGATCTACACCATGATGATCGTGATCCTGATCTGGCGCCCGAACGGCCTGTTCGGCCGCACGGCCGCGCGTTGA
- a CDS encoding branched-chain amino acid ABC transporter permease, protein MSASSDVGYHAQRQARWHYGEVAFWLIVLACGFLFPTRYLIMTDILRLALFTMSLDLILGYAGIVSLGHAAFFGVGAYAAGLLALHGIVKEPVLALIVAGLAAMVLGFATSFLVIRGVDLTRLMVTLGIALLLEALAERFSNITGGTDGLQGIEMQPILGEIPFDMFGKAGFFYSLAVLFLLFLFARRVVHSPFGLSLRAIKNNPLRAAAIGIPVNRRLIAIYTLAAFYAGIAGALFTQTTAIASLDVFAFERSADLMLVLVIGGTGYLYGGLIGAVIFRMLQEVFSTITPQYWQFWIGLVLVVIVLVGRQRLHRWVLYVPNLVIKQVAGRKAVVAVPESDA, encoded by the coding sequence ATGAGCGCTTCTTCCGACGTCGGTTATCACGCCCAGCGCCAGGCGCGCTGGCACTATGGCGAAGTCGCCTTCTGGCTGATCGTGCTGGCCTGCGGCTTTCTGTTCCCCACGCGCTACCTGATCATGACCGACATCCTGCGCCTGGCGCTGTTCACGATGTCGCTCGATCTGATCCTCGGCTATGCCGGCATCGTCTCGCTCGGCCATGCCGCCTTCTTCGGCGTCGGCGCCTATGCCGCGGGACTGCTTGCGCTGCACGGCATCGTCAAGGAGCCTGTGCTGGCCCTGATCGTTGCCGGGCTGGCTGCGATGGTGCTCGGCTTTGCCACCAGCTTCCTGGTGATCCGCGGCGTCGACCTCACCCGGTTGATGGTCACGCTCGGCATCGCGCTGCTGCTGGAGGCGCTCGCCGAGCGCTTCTCCAACATCACCGGCGGCACCGACGGCCTGCAGGGGATCGAGATGCAGCCGATCTTGGGCGAAATCCCGTTCGACATGTTCGGCAAGGCCGGCTTCTTCTATTCATTGGCCGTGCTGTTCCTGCTGTTTCTGTTCGCCCGCCGCGTCGTGCATTCCCCGTTCGGCCTGTCGCTGCGCGCGATCAAGAACAATCCGCTGCGGGCCGCCGCGATCGGCATCCCCGTCAACCGCCGCCTGATCGCGATCTACACGTTAGCTGCGTTCTATGCCGGCATCGCCGGTGCGCTGTTCACCCAGACCACCGCGATCGCCTCGCTCGACGTGTTCGCCTTCGAGCGCTCCGCCGACCTGATGCTGGTGCTGGTCATCGGCGGCACCGGCTATCTCTATGGCGGACTGATCGGCGCGGTGATCTTCCGCATGCTCCAAGAGGTGTTCTCCACCATCACCCCGCAATACTGGCAGTTCTGGATCGGCCTCGTGCTGGTCGTGATCGTGCTGGTCGGCCGCCAGCGCCTGCATCGCTGGGTGCTGTATGTGCCGAATCTCGTCATCAAGCAGGTGGCCGGGCGCAAGGCCGTCGTCGCCGTGCCGGAGAGCGACGCATGA
- a CDS encoding ABC transporter ATP-binding protein, with product MTIALETQNLEKTFGGLRVTRDLSLKVKQGARHALIGPNGAGKTTVINQLTGVLKPNSGRILLEGQDITDLPVHKRVLRGLSRTFQINQLYPDLTPLETIGLAVSERLGHGGDWWRRMGTRNDVNDEIADLLTRFHLLDVMNEQTVTLPYGKQRLLEIAVAIAAKPRVLLLDEPAAGVPESERHDILAVVGSLPRDVTVLLIEHDMDLVFSFADRISVLVSGALLTEGPPEQVARDPQVKAVYLGEEAVNV from the coding sequence ATGACCATCGCGCTCGAGACCCAGAACCTCGAAAAGACTTTTGGCGGCCTGCGCGTGACGCGCGACCTGTCGCTCAAGGTCAAGCAGGGTGCCCGTCACGCGTTGATCGGCCCGAACGGCGCCGGCAAGACCACGGTCATCAACCAGCTCACCGGCGTGCTGAAGCCGAACTCCGGCCGCATCCTGCTCGAAGGCCAGGACATCACCGACCTGCCGGTGCACAAGCGCGTGCTGCGCGGCCTGTCGCGCACCTTCCAGATCAACCAGCTCTATCCCGACCTGACGCCACTGGAGACCATCGGCCTTGCCGTCTCCGAGCGCCTTGGTCATGGCGGCGACTGGTGGCGGCGGATGGGCACCCGCAATGATGTCAACGACGAGATCGCCGATCTGCTGACGCGCTTCCATTTGCTCGACGTCATGAACGAGCAGACGGTCACGCTACCTTACGGCAAGCAGCGCCTGCTCGAGATCGCGGTCGCGATCGCCGCCAAGCCGCGCGTGCTGCTGCTCGACGAGCCCGCCGCCGGCGTGCCCGAGAGCGAGCGCCACGACATTCTCGCCGTCGTAGGCAGCCTGCCGCGCGACGTTACGGTGCTGCTGATCGAGCACGACATGGACCTCGTCTTCTCCTTTGCCGACCGCATCTCGGTGCTGGTTTCGGGCGCACTGCTGACCGAAGGCCCGCCTGAGCAGGTCGCGCGCGATCCGCAAGTGAAGGCGGTCTATCTCGGCGAGGAGGCGGTCAATGTCTGA
- a CDS encoding ABC transporter ATP-binding protein encodes MSDLLAIDSLRAGYGEAVVLPNMSLRLAEGQVLALLGRNGTGKTTLINSIVGVTRRFSGTVGLAGTDVTSLRPDQRARAGIGWVPQERNIFRSLTVEENMTAVAQPGPWTVEKVYEMFPRLKERRSNFGNQLSGGEQQMLAIGRALTLNPKVLLLDEPTEGLAPIIVEELLKAIGTITRAGGICSIIVEQNAQKILGLADRVVILERGTIVHDAPSAALKADPSVLERHLGVAGAAAH; translated from the coding sequence ATGTCTGACCTGCTCGCGATTGACTCGCTGCGTGCCGGTTACGGCGAGGCGGTGGTGCTGCCCAACATGTCCCTGCGCCTCGCCGAGGGACAGGTGCTGGCGCTCCTGGGCCGCAACGGCACCGGCAAGACCACGCTGATCAACTCCATCGTCGGGGTCACCCGCCGCTTCTCCGGCACTGTCGGGCTCGCCGGCACCGATGTCACGTCCCTGCGGCCCGATCAGCGGGCGCGCGCCGGCATCGGCTGGGTGCCGCAGGAGCGCAACATCTTCCGCTCGCTGACGGTCGAGGAGAACATGACCGCGGTGGCCCAGCCCGGCCCTTGGACGGTCGAGAAGGTCTACGAGATGTTTCCGCGGCTGAAGGAGCGGCGGAGCAACTTTGGCAACCAGCTCTCCGGCGGCGAGCAGCAGATGCTGGCGATCGGCCGTGCGCTGACCCTCAACCCGAAGGTCCTGCTGCTGGACGAGCCGACCGAGGGCCTTGCGCCCATCATCGTCGAGGAGCTGCTGAAGGCAATCGGGACCATCACCCGGGCCGGCGGCATCTGCTCGATCATCGTCGAGCAGAATGCCCAAAAGATTCTGGGGCTTGCCGACCGCGTTGTGATATTGGAGCGCGGAACGATCGTCCACGACGCCCCGAGCGCCGCGCTGAAGGCCGACCCTTCGGTCCTGGAGCGCCACCTCGGGGTCGCAGGGGCGGCGGCCCACTAG
- a CDS encoding cobalamin-independent methionine synthase II family protein: MQRIKAPFRADEVGSLLRPAKIKDARAKLEKGEISVDDLRKIEDMEIEKVVHKQASIGLKLATDGEFRRSWWHFDFLAKLTGCELFHPDTGIQFTGVQTRHDAVRVIDKLDFPDSHPMLDHFRFLKKVADQAHVTAKMTIPSPAVLHFRGGRKSISKDVYPDLDAFYEDLGKTYRKAVKAFYDAGCRYLQFDDTVWAYLCSQDELQKARERGDNPDGLQQIYARIINYALAEKPADMVVTTHVCRGNFRSTWISSGGYEPVAETMLAGTNYDGYFLEYDSDRAGGFEPLRFLPKGNKVVVVGVITSKFGELEKKDDIKRRLEEAAKFAPLEQLALSPQCGFASTEEGNILSEEEQWAKLGLAVEIAKEVWGQ; the protein is encoded by the coding sequence ATGCAGCGAATCAAAGCCCCCTTCCGCGCCGACGAAGTCGGCAGCCTTCTGCGTCCCGCCAAGATCAAGGACGCCCGAGCCAAGCTCGAGAAGGGCGAGATCTCGGTCGACGATCTGCGCAAGATCGAGGACATGGAGATCGAGAAGGTCGTGCACAAGCAGGCCTCGATCGGCCTGAAGCTTGCGACCGACGGCGAATTCCGCCGTTCCTGGTGGCATTTCGACTTCCTCGCCAAGCTCACCGGTTGCGAGCTGTTCCATCCCGACACCGGCATCCAGTTCACGGGCGTGCAGACCCGTCATGACGCGGTGCGCGTGATCGACAAGCTCGATTTCCCCGACAGCCACCCGATGCTGGACCACTTCCGCTTCCTGAAGAAGGTCGCCGACCAGGCCCACGTCACCGCCAAGATGACGATCCCGTCGCCGGCGGTGCTGCACTTCCGCGGCGGCCGCAAGTCGATCTCCAAGGACGTCTATCCCGATCTCGACGCCTTCTACGAGGACCTCGGCAAGACCTACCGCAAGGCGGTCAAGGCGTTCTACGACGCCGGCTGCCGCTATCTCCAGTTCGACGACACCGTGTGGGCCTATCTCTGCTCGCAGGACGAATTGCAGAAGGCGCGCGAGCGCGGCGACAATCCGGACGGTCTCCAACAGATCTATGCCCGCATCATCAACTACGCGCTGGCCGAGAAGCCGGCCGACATGGTGGTGACGACGCATGTCTGCCGCGGCAATTTCCGCTCGACCTGGATCTCCTCGGGCGGCTACGAGCCGGTGGCGGAGACCATGCTTGCCGGCACCAATTACGACGGCTACTTCCTCGAATACGACTCTGACCGCGCCGGCGGCTTCGAGCCGCTGCGCTTCCTGCCCAAGGGCAACAAGGTCGTCGTGGTCGGCGTCATCACCTCGAAGTTCGGCGAGCTCGAGAAGAAGGACGACATCAAGCGCCGTCTGGAAGAGGCCGCCAAGTTCGCCCCGCTGGAGCAGCTCGCGCTGTCGCCGCAATGCGGCTTCGCCTCGACCGAAGAGGGCAACATCCTCTCCGAGGAGGAGCAGTGGGCCAAGCTCGGTCTCGCGGTCGAGATCGCCAAGGAAGTGTGGGGCCAGTAA
- a CDS encoding transposase, producing MGKMMIGMDVAKEWIDIGIAGDGRVKRIANNERAIDAWLAKIGPDTIGLVAFEPTGGYERHLRRCLSRAKVAFKQVHPNEVVAYRRRRGIKAKTDPIDARLLAGFAAEELTRRELEPVPEADEVLRELTARRRQLQALLHAETCRCDVVDSAIVRKSLQAVIAILERSLAAVDKAIAEYIASSAHAQTSQRLQTFCGAGPAIAETLIAELPELGHLSGKKIAALCGLAPHARDSGKRRGHASTGHGRPGVRKVLFNGARSAIQHNPVMKAFYQRLVDDNHRPGKVALSAVMRKMLVTLNAMIRDGSDWRRAAKPAA from the coding sequence ATGGGCAAGATGATGATCGGGATGGATGTCGCCAAGGAATGGATCGACATTGGCATCGCGGGCGATGGCCGGGTGAAGCGGATCGCGAACAATGAGCGCGCGATTGACGCTTGGCTGGCCAAGATTGGCCCTGACACGATCGGGCTGGTCGCTTTCGAACCAACAGGCGGCTATGAGCGGCATCTGCGCCGGTGTCTCAGCCGGGCGAAGGTTGCCTTTAAGCAAGTGCATCCGAACGAAGTCGTCGCCTATCGCAGGCGGCGTGGCATCAAGGCCAAGACGGACCCCATCGACGCCAGATTACTGGCCGGCTTTGCCGCCGAGGAGCTCACTCGCCGCGAACTCGAGCCGGTTCCGGAGGCCGATGAGGTCTTACGTGAACTCACGGCGCGGCGCCGGCAATTGCAGGCTCTGCTGCATGCCGAGACCTGCCGCTGTGACGTGGTGGACAGCGCCATTGTCCGCAAGAGTCTGCAGGCGGTCATTGCCATCCTTGAGCGTTCGCTGGCTGCCGTCGATAAGGCCATTGCCGAGTACATCGCAAGCTCGGCGCATGCCCAGACCAGCCAACGGCTGCAGACCTTCTGCGGAGCCGGCCCCGCCATCGCGGAGACCCTGATTGCCGAGCTGCCGGAGCTCGGACATCTGTCAGGCAAGAAAATTGCCGCGCTTTGCGGCCTTGCCCCACACGCCCGCGACAGTGGCAAGCGGCGCGGCCATGCGTCCACCGGTCATGGTCGCCCAGGCGTGCGCAAAGTACTCTTCAACGGCGCCCGCAGCGCCATCCAGCACAATCCGGTCATGAAGGCCTTCTACCAGCGCCTGGTCGACGACAATCACCGTCCGGGCAAGGTCGCGCTCAGCGCCGTGATGCGCAAAATGCTCGTGACGCTCAACGCCATGATCCGGGACGGATCAGATTGGAGACGCGCAGCCAAGCCTGCGGCATGA
- a CDS encoding caspase family protein: MRRLLAALCLLTAAHWTAPALAQARSQLGPLCTTETTPADQMVDACTKIIALKVFKGEQLATVYFWRAVGWNKKGDYAKVIADATEAIRLKPSQAVYNLRGSAYYDKGDYDIAIADFDDALKLGAPSGIIFHNRGNAWRGKRDYAKAIVDYDAAIKADPKSAFSFQNRGISKEALGDLDGALADINQAIRLDPTLPQPLINRTSIWRAKGELDRAIADGSEAIRLAKEKPPVNIMTPPNSVLISGYTHRALAYEAKGDYARAREDYNATLAIVASDAVSKANQATAKVRLSLVTDAAAPIPRDAPSPATQAAAAPAPQQTVAAPAPSPAPAVRGTRMALIIGNGAYAHVKALPNPPNDARAVAKSLRDIGFTVSEGVDLDRAAMQKMTRDFLRDAARAQVALVYYAGHGVQVDGRNYLIPVDVELKPGTNMTEAMIDMDTIMAGLDDQVRTNILIFDACRNNPMAQQVASAGTNRAIEGASGLAAPTSLGAGATLGAGTLIAFATAPGQVALDGEGANSPFSAALSRHIGTAGLEVQQMLTRVRAEVVSSTRNKQVPWSNSSLLGEVYLAEK, translated from the coding sequence ATGCGTCGCCTGCTCGCCGCACTCTGCCTGCTCACCGCCGCGCATTGGACCGCACCCGCGCTGGCGCAGGCGCGCAGCCAGCTTGGCCCGCTCTGCACCACCGAGACCACGCCGGCGGACCAGATGGTCGACGCCTGCACCAAGATCATCGCCCTGAAGGTGTTCAAGGGCGAGCAGCTCGCGACCGTCTATTTCTGGCGCGCGGTGGGCTGGAACAAGAAGGGCGACTACGCCAAGGTCATCGCGGACGCCACCGAAGCGATCCGGCTGAAGCCGAGCCAGGCCGTCTATAATTTGCGGGGATCGGCCTATTACGACAAGGGCGACTACGACATCGCGATCGCCGATTTCGACGACGCGCTGAAGCTCGGCGCACCAAGCGGAATCATCTTCCACAATCGCGGCAATGCCTGGCGCGGCAAGCGCGATTATGCCAAGGCGATCGTCGACTACGATGCCGCCATCAAGGCCGATCCGAAATCGGCGTTCTCGTTCCAGAACCGCGGCATCTCGAAAGAGGCGCTCGGCGATCTCGACGGCGCGCTCGCCGACATCAACCAGGCGATCCGGCTCGATCCGACGCTGCCGCAGCCGCTGATCAACCGCACCTCGATCTGGCGCGCCAAGGGCGAGCTCGATCGAGCCATCGCCGACGGCAGCGAGGCGATCCGGCTTGCCAAGGAGAAGCCGCCGGTCAACATCATGACGCCGCCGAACAGCGTGCTGATCTCCGGCTACACCCATCGCGCGCTGGCCTATGAGGCGAAAGGCGACTACGCCCGCGCACGCGAGGACTACAACGCGACGCTGGCGATCGTGGCTTCCGATGCCGTCAGCAAGGCCAATCAGGCCACCGCAAAGGTGCGGCTGTCGCTGGTGACGGACGCAGCGGCGCCGATCCCGCGCGATGCGCCCTCACCCGCAACGCAGGCGGCGGCGGCCCCTGCTCCGCAGCAAACCGTTGCCGCACCCGCCCCTTCGCCTGCTCCGGCGGTTCGCGGCACGCGCATGGCGCTGATCATCGGCAACGGCGCCTATGCGCATGTCAAGGCGCTGCCCAACCCGCCCAACGACGCGCGCGCCGTCGCCAAGAGCTTGCGCGACATCGGCTTCACGGTATCGGAGGGCGTCGACCTCGACCGCGCCGCGATGCAGAAGATGACGCGCGACTTCTTGCGTGACGCGGCACGGGCGCAGGTCGCATTGGTCTACTATGCCGGCCACGGCGTGCAGGTCGATGGCCGCAACTACCTCATTCCCGTCGACGTCGAACTCAAGCCGGGCACGAACATGACGGAGGCGATGATCGATATGGACACGATCATGGCCGGCCTCGACGACCAGGTCCGCACCAACATCCTGATCTTCGACGCCTGTCGCAACAATCCGATGGCTCAGCAGGTGGCGAGCGCCGGCACCAATCGTGCCATCGAGGGCGCCTCGGGCCTCGCAGCGCCGACGAGCCTGGGTGCCGGTGCGACGCTGGGCGCCGGCACGCTGATCGCCTTCGCCACCGCACCGGGCCAGGTCGCGCTCGACGGCGAAGGCGCCAACTCGCCGTTCTCCGCCGCGCTGTCGCGCCACATCGGCACGGCAGGCCTGGAGGTGCAGCAGATGCTGACACGGGTGCGGGCCGAGGTGGTGTCGAGCACCAGGAACAAGCAGGTGCCGTGGTCGAACTCGTCGCTGCTGGGCGAGGTTTACCTGGCGGAGAAGTGA
- the metK gene encoding methionine adenosyltransferase, with protein MRASYLFTSESVSEGHPDKVCDRISDEIVDLFYREGPKAGIDPWQIRAACETLATTNKVVIAGETRGPKSVTNEQIEGVVRNAIKDIGYEQDGFHWKTCDIEILLHPQSADIAQGVDALQPGEVKEEGAGDQGIMFGYATNETPDLMPAPIFYAHKILRLISEARHSGKEKVLGPDSKSQVTVQYENGKPVGVREIVVSHQHLVEDLSSKQIRDIVEPYVREALPADWITPKTIWHINPTGKFYIGGPDGDSGLTGRKIIVDTYGGAAPHGGGAFSGKDPTKVDRSAAYAARYVAKNIVAAGLADRCTLQLAYAIGVARPLSIYIDTHGTGKVSEDQLEKAAAKAMDLTPRGIRSHLDLNRPIYARTSAYGHFGRTPDNEGGFSWEKTDLVEQLKRAL; from the coding sequence ATGCGCGCGTCCTATCTCTTCACCAGCGAATCCGTGTCCGAGGGCCATCCCGACAAGGTCTGCGACCGGATCTCCGATGAAATCGTCGATCTGTTCTACCGCGAGGGGCCGAAGGCCGGCATCGATCCGTGGCAGATCCGCGCCGCCTGCGAGACACTCGCGACCACCAACAAGGTCGTGATCGCCGGCGAGACCCGCGGTCCGAAGTCGGTGACCAACGAGCAGATCGAGGGCGTCGTCCGCAACGCGATCAAGGACATCGGCTATGAGCAGGACGGCTTCCACTGGAAGACCTGCGACATCGAGATCCTCTTGCATCCGCAGTCGGCCGACATCGCGCAGGGCGTCGATGCGCTGCAGCCGGGCGAGGTCAAGGAAGAGGGCGCTGGCGACCAGGGCATCATGTTCGGCTACGCCACCAACGAGACGCCCGATCTGATGCCGGCGCCGATCTTCTACGCCCACAAGATCCTGCGTCTCATCTCCGAAGCCCGTCACTCCGGCAAGGAGAAGGTGCTTGGCCCGGACTCCAAGAGCCAGGTCACCGTGCAGTACGAGAACGGCAAGCCGGTCGGCGTGCGCGAGATCGTGGTCTCGCACCAGCATCTGGTCGAGGACCTCTCGTCCAAGCAGATCCGCGACATCGTCGAGCCCTATGTGCGCGAGGCGCTGCCGGCGGACTGGATCACGCCGAAGACCATCTGGCACATCAACCCGACCGGCAAGTTCTACATCGGCGGTCCCGACGGCGACTCCGGCCTGACCGGCCGCAAGATCATCGTCGACACCTATGGCGGCGCGGCCCCGCATGGCGGCGGCGCGTTCTCGGGCAAGGATCCGACCAAGGTCGACCGCTCGGCGGCTTACGCGGCGCGCTATGTCGCCAAGAACATCGTTGCCGCCGGTCTTGCCGACCGCTGCACGCTGCAGCTCGCCTACGCCATCGGCGTTGCGCGTCCGCTGTCGATCTACATCGACACCCACGGCACCGGTAAGGTGTCGGAGGACCAGCTCGAGAAGGCTGCCGCCAAGGCGATGGACCTCACCCCGCGCGGCATCCGCTCCCATCTCGATCTCAACCGCCCGATCTACGCGCGCACCTCGGCCTACGGCCATTTCGGCCGCACGCCGGACAACGAAGGCGGCTTCTCCTGGGAGAAGACCGACCTCGTCGAGCAGCTCAAGCGCGCGCTCTAA